The nucleotide window TTACGGAGTTATTACACACAACAGCGTCGATAACATCTATAGCATTTGTGTCTCTTTTTAAAAAGTGAGTAGATCTGTGTTTCCTGTATCTTTCAAGCGAAATCCATTCAGCCGAAGAGAAATCTCACGGCGGACATTCAGATTTGCGATGAGTCATCTACAGAATAATGTATAGTTTTTCACACAAGATTTAAAGACATTATAACTACTCTGCTGACTGCTTGTAATTTATTAAatgtaaggctgaaaagctaatatCTTGACAAGGAATCTGTTACGGTTGAACAGTGCGTTATATCAAAGTCTCAATGGCATAATGAGATTTACAGGGCAAACTATTACACACGCTTGGACCAACAGGCAGCTATATACATTATTTATTCTCGATTTTTCTTTCAAGTGTTTTGAGTTTGTTCTGCGCTACTGGGCTTGTGCCATGTTTCCTCCAAATACTAAACTTGGTAAACAGAAAAGTTGGAATACTTTTTAACAGAATGATTGAGTAAATATTCCACCTGGTTCACATTTTATTACATCTGCATCAATCACTGCTATGCCAGATAAGAGATCTGTCAGGGACATGAGTGGAAAAATATCAGCCCACAGATGTTTCACTTGGTGTAATCACCCAACACATCTGTCATTGATGAGCTGCATGAATCTATAATCTGTGCTAGAATGAATCAGCTCAGCCTCACTTCACCATACCATTCTGGGGGGTGTGGTGTGGGTTTTTTAAACTGTATTGCTGTTCAATAAAAGTACACTTTTTGTAAGATATTTATTAACATTAGATAATCTAAAGTGGATGCCAAAACTTAAATGTTTgatatatctttttttatttttggtttaaatcCAGTAAAGCCCACACATCAGTAGGGGCAGCTGATATTTTTCACTCACTCCAGTAAATTCCTTATCTAGTCCTGTTATTCTTCGTTATTGAATTTTAACACAATAAGTGGACAACAAGAGGGGAAAGtagggctgtgcaatatatcgaatatactcgatatatcgccaaaaattctgtgtgcgatacataaaattattatatcgtaactatcgagtattttatggtcatcttctgacttgcgttcgtttcgtgtttgtttaaaacatctctctgtccctcaggcagtaacgtgagaggctgcctaagggtaaagaaaacaataacgtcacacactcgccaaccaatcccgggcgacatctcggtgctgaaaggaacttccgggaagattttctagttttggtcgtgttgccagattaggcggttttaagtgcgttttggcgggttttgaacatattttgggctggaaaacgtcagcagtatctggcaacactgccggcgggaagatttcctagtttcggtttacagcgctgactcagttcgtgcaatcgctggtgttgtataggctaccgtgtaagctctggccatttcagcgacaaattaaaaatggaagcggacgaattggttcctaaaagaactagtaaggggtcagtcatctggctttttttttttgatattgcGAGGagaacgtggaacagcaaatgccagtttgtaaagtgtgcaaaaaaaactgttatcacgaaaggcagcagccggaattatacacatctgagagtcagagccagaaaacattcagttcaaaagtgtgcaaagagaaaaatgatgttttgcagatctctcttctctccctcaatctctctctctctattgtgaatgttccagtggttctcagtagacaggttaatagcttggagatctattttttaaaatttaatgaaagagcacttttcttatttaggctaaatgtctctcagtgttgagcttgcactttattagtttgagctctgagcagctctgtattgtattgcccctttgttgcaattttcaagattgtttttacagtttgtgccacatctttgttgaataaaaatagtcttatttcaattcaattgtgattaatcactaacatgaaaatgtaaaatgtgttgttgaaaaccacctgtaaagttaaccaagaatgttatttaatctgcagggattgtagtgaaaacagtaaagagtaaaagttagatttcatggggtcctttagaggagatttaaatatatcgagatatatatcgtatatcgtgaaatggagaaaatgtatcgggatattcattttttcccatatcgcacagccctaggggAAAGCCTAATGATTTTAAATCAACTGCTCCAAAAGGTGCTAATACTTCAAGACACTGTCCTCTTTCCTCTTCCCGGTAATCTATTGGCTTTGTTCCTACATCAACCTTCCTGATATTTAATAGGAGTTGTTTTGGGTCTTGCCCTTGCAGTGTTGCATCACTCATCCTGTGATTTCAGCTCCCACTTACTTTCACACTTAAACTTTTCCTGATGAATTCACATTGAATCACTGAATAAATGTGCCTGTTTGAAAGGGGtgtcttctactactactactactactactactactactgctgctactactcaaACACATTTGTACAAAACCCATATTTATCTGTGTGTGTTCATGTAGGCATCGCAGTGTGTAATATCCCGTCCGCAGCTGTAGAGGAGACTGCAGACTCGACCCTCTGTCACATCCTGAACCTGTACCGGAGGAACACTTGGCTGTACCAGGCTCTCCGGGAGGGCTCACGGTTCCAGAGCATAGAGCAAATCAGGGAACTGGCGTCAGGAGCAGCTCGCATACGCGGAGAAACTCTCGGACTCATAGGTTTTGGTGAGACACACAAattcaaagaaaaacacagtTTGAAAGTTCACCGAGTGTGCATCGTAACCTTTTAGTATAAATCCGTTTGTGTTTTACAGGCCGAACGGGTCAGGCGGTAGCGGTTCGGGCAAAAGCATTTGGCTTCAATGTGATATTTTACGACCCATATCTGCAGGATGGTTTAGAACGCTCACTAGGTGTCCAGAGAGTGTACACCCTCCAGGACCTGCTGTACCAAAGTGACTGTGTGTCTCTGCATTGTAATCTAAATGAACATAACCACCACTTGATCAATGACTTTACCATCAAACAGGTGTGCAAATGCTGTACATCAACACACAGACCTACAAATACAACGGCTTGTCATGTTGAACTCAATGCACCACTGCCATCTAGTGGTTGTTTTGAATAATCAGTGTTTTTGTGTTGGTAACCTTCTGTGGGTTTTCGAcagtgttcattaacggtatgttGCTTCTCTGCTGTAGATGCGGCAGGGTGCGTTCCTGGTGAACTGTGCACGTGGGGGTCTGGTGGATGAGAAAGCTCTGGCTCAGGCCCTGAAGGAAGGAAGAATCCGTGGAGCTGCTCTGGATGTGCATGAGTCAGAACCATTCAAGTGAGAGCTGGAACCGTCTAGCTGTCTGTTTATAGCAGCACGTTACTGTTCAGATATATATATCAAGATGTCTTCACataaatttgggggggggggatcatgttttgtttatttaattaaaaaaataatcatcCTACTAGCCATTAAACAACCTACTATGTATTTTATGTAGCTACTACTCATTTGGCTGAACATCAAGTCAACTTTGTAGACTCTATCATTTACTGCCCTCTAGACTTCTTGTCCTGAACAGAAGTTGGCAGCCAATCAACGGACTGAAGGCAAGAGTGTAAATTTGTTCTCTAATTTAGTGCAAAGCTAGTGAGCGACGATTATCAGACAATTATCCTTGTTAAGAGGTTTGTATTGTTGCCCAGTTGTGAAGTTGAGGAACTGGTAGTGGCTAATAGGAGGTGGTGTTGGGTTTCTCTGTAGTTTTGTAtttcaaaaaaaaagttagtttttttaaTATTCTCTATTTTTCCTCACTAGTTTTACACAAGGTCCACTGAAAGAtgctcccaatcttatctgcacgCCTCACACAGCCTGGTACAGTGAGCAGGCCTCACTAGAGATGCGAGAAGCAGCTGCCACTGAGATAAGAAGAGCGATCACAGGTACGTGCTTCCTGAATCCACTAGCGTGTTGATCCATGGAAATAATCTTCGACGCTTTCAGCACCTATGCCTGTTTGTGTATGCGCAGGTCGTATTCCAGACAGCCTTAGAAACTGTGTCAACAAAGAGTATTTTATTGCCACTACATCGTGGGGAGCAGCAGAGCAGCAGGTGCATCCAGAGCTCAATGGTGGTGCATATAGGTAATGAAATGCATAGCAGATTTCAAAAAGGAGGGTGCATAGATTTTCTCACCTGCTgatcttttttcttttaactCTAATCTGTCACTTTCAACCTTTTGGCCCTTAATACGTGAGCCGTTTTTGTCTGCTTCAATTCAGTTTTACCACGAAGCAGACAAAAACGGCTCACGTATTAAGGGCCATGTGGAATGAATATGCTTATACCCCAAGAATTCAGTATTTATTCTGCTGACAAACAGCTGGTTTACTTATTAACCCACTGAGCGTTGTGTCTCACAATAACCCACTATAACACTTACAAAGGCCCAACTTACCATCTTGAACTACTCAGCTGTCATACACATTCTCTGGCTTTGCATTTGTTGCTCAATCTGACTgcttctttcactcagcagagtGGCCCAACCGTTACCTGCCATATCTCCTGGTGGCCTGCAAGACAAAATGTATACCTAAACCCAACcaggtaaatatatatatttatttttttcgcggtccaaatcctgcgctctgattggctggcaagcgggtccgtatcccacggtacggaccccggttacggacctctggcaactcgctcgttcgcgacaacaaacatggtagcaatttttgtcaacatttattttttgcatttctcaggagaatagcattaattttacagcatggatagtgataacgacagtgttcacagcgaaagcgagttttactaccctgaggaagacaaaattaaagaaaacatttcaggagaaagctaaaaacctcgaatttgctaacgccgagcaaaaacatggctgaatcctgaatgactcctatttgtataaataggggactacataggcggcaaaatgtagggggttttttttgtttgtttttttcctgccatggaagtgcacttgtatactgaggaggaagcaatttgcattacagccgtgaatgaggattcaaaatagcattaattttacagcatggatagtgataacgacagtgttcacagcgaaagtgagttttactactctgaggaagaagaaataaaataaaacatttcaggagaaagctaaaaacctgtaacttgctaacgccaagcaaaaacatggctgaatcctgaatgactcctatttgtataaataggggactacataggtggcaaaatgtagttttttttgtttggttgtttttttttcctgccatggaagtgcacttgtatactgaggaggaagtaatttgcattacagccgtgaatgaggattcaaaatggcagctcagctcagttttccctttcgggtgctctcgttttctgttagaatttggtaaagaaaaaaacatatattatttaccagcttaaggttggtccgtatggtgaaataccgtgacctcggccttaaatactgacctcggcccagagggcctctgtGAGGGTCAGTACTTTactgacctcggtcatggtattgcacgatatggacctcccagctggtaaattataATATACACGAAGAGGTTGTTTCTATAATAAATCTAATATGTGGTGCAGTTCCTTACATAACAGGTTTAAAATGGTTTCTCTTTGTTACGATTCGATATCTGTGTGCCAAAGACGTCCTTATTACTACGTCCTTCAGTTATTTCACTTCGTATTTTCCCTGTTTGTATTTTATCAATGCTCTGTTGCTTGTGTGATTTTTATTTCTGATCATGTGCTCAcaaactgcatttataaacatCATCTCTATTAGTTGGTGCTTTAAAATGTCATGAAGATTTAAGATGCTGTGGTGTTGAAAATGTAATgcctgcaaaagtattcaaccccctTAAGTCATAAGATTTGACAGGATTACAAATTACACACAGATTGTTCTAGCCAGGATTTTTATTGCAAACTGATTGTTCTTGAAGTAGGTTTTCAGAAATCAGAATTCATCATTAGTCAGCAGatctttaaagaaagaaagagaaaatgctGCTTGCATAAGTATTTGATAGAACCACCTTTTACTGCAATAACTGTTTTTGGGGTCCGTTGTTGGATCTGTTGGGGCAAGTTGCTACCAGCTGTTTGGGAGTGAGTTTCACCCATTCTTCCTGGCAGGTTTACTCCAAGTTCTTCAGGTTGGTTGGACATTGTTTGTTTGCTGACTGGGATTTTCAACCAGTGGCACAGATTCTCACTGGGATTcagatctggactttgacttggccactgtAGAATATTTGTTTTTAACCACTCCTGCATTCCTTTGTCCTTGTGCTTGGGACCATAATCCTGCTGAAGAGAGTTTTAAGGGGATAGCCGTGTCTTGGTAGTGCTTGGGTGTTGTGATGCAGCTTCCACTTCCTCACTGTAGCTCCAACAGTGTTTTACTGGGATATTGAACCTCTTAAATGTAATTTTATACCCAGGTTCTTGGATATGAAATTCTATTACATTATTTCTCATCTTCCTTAGAATGCTTCTTGGTCATTTTCACTCATTTCCTTCAGACTGGCCCTCTCCTTAATGACTGTTCAACTGAGGTGGGTTTTGTTCAGAAAATAGGAGCTGTTTTAATATTTCACAAGTTAAGGCTGATTTATAAGTCGATGTGTCCTTGTTAAGTGAATATCTTGCATCTGGAGCTGATGGCCTGGAGTTTGAATACTTTAAGtaagcagcattttttttttcttcagttttttttattttctttgaaaTGTTTGCTGACCAATAATTAAGTTGACTTTGAGAATTCACTGTAAGAAAACGAGTTTGCAATAATAATATTGACCGGAAGAATGTGTGTATTTATAATTTATTATTCAGGCAAATCTGGAGGGTTAAATACTTTTTGCAAGCCACTATAGCTGTAAGAACATTGAGTTCCAGTTTTTCTTGCTCTCATTTCATTTTCAAATTGAATTTAAAGCATAACTTCACTCTCAGCCCTGAGCCGAATTCCACCCACtggataatttttaaaaaatgttgggCAAGGATCTGAGAACAAGGGGCAGGGAGGGGTGGAGGGAGAGGGTGAGGTGGATGTGTGGGGCAGAAGTTGCTTGGTGAATCTTGGTGAAACTTgataagcatctcatctcattatctctagccgctttatcctgttctacagggtcgcaggcaagctggagcctatcccagctgactacgggcgaaaggcggggtacaccctggacaagtcgccaggtcatcacagggctgacacatagacacagacaaccattcacactcacattcacacctacggtcaatttagagtcaccagttaacctaacctgcatgtctttggactgtgggggaaaccggagcacccggaggaaacccacggggacacggggagaacatgcaaactccgcacagaaaggccctcgccggccacggggctcgaacccggaccttcttgctgtgaggcgacagcgctaaccactacgccaccgtgccgccccacttgataagcatatatttgaaaatgagcgAGGTTTCACAGGCTCCCACTAGGGTGGGGGTTGGGGGAGGTGGGCTGCCCACCTCTGATTAGAGGGTGTTTTAATATTCATTTTTTCAAACAAATTACATGACCTGGTCGACTGTATGGTACTTCTCTCTGTCAGCATTGGCtttgcaaggttcaggatgattttaaccagtagatggtGTTTTGTGCCATTTTCAGGCCATACACTGCTGATTTTTATAAAAATGTTAATTTTGTCAGTACCGTAATTAACACCAGCATTCATGTGTGTTTAATCAGAGTTAGTAATATATAATTTAGGTTATAGCTCAAAAACACATTTAAGTGTGCAATACTTCTTTAATTACTTAATATACCAAGAGGTCTTTAAATACAACATGCTGTCTGAGTTAAAAGCTAAGCATGACTTTGTTTTCCTGGCTTTCCTGTAGACATGCCCAGGGTCCGGTGGGGATGACTTCTGGAGGACCAGAAGAGGGCACAAAGCCAGGTGGGGGTCCCAGTGCCCATGCCCTCTCCCTGCCACCAAGCCCCCCCAGCCCAACCATACCCCCTGCCTGAATCAATCCTACACACAACGTGAGCACAGAGAACACACACAACCAAACGCAGGGAGGTGTTTATACTGCTACTGAATAACTCACGGCACAGTTCACATAGCGAGTTAACGGCAAACCAGGGACAAGAAGAAGTAAAATTATCTAGGAGCTACAGCTAACAGCAGTGGGATCAGCTCAGACATGCAGCGTGGAGGCGTCCTTTTGCTCCTGTCTCTTGTCTTGGGATTTTAGATTTTCTTGGTTGTAGTTATTTTCGTTCCAGACGTTTTCCCTCCATATGTATGCTTTTACCTTACTTGTCTTCTTGGGACTGTGTGCATGGACAGGTGGGCAAGATTTTTAGTCCACTCGTTGAATTTTCAAAGGAAGTTTGGCATCACGTGTCAGTCATCCCTTCTACCACCAGCCTTGAGCGTCCTGAACAAAACACTTGTAGATGCATTTAGTCTGTTAACCTGTGTTTCTTTCTATTTTCTTGTTGTCTCTTACTTTTAAACCAAACAAATTATTACTTGTCCTTTTAATTCTGTGTTAAAGTGATTTGATTCTATTGGTATATAGTGTATTTATCAAAAAGCAAAGACAAAAGGTTCAATTGCTGATGACCTCAGtgtggacaccccccccccccccccccctttctttaCTTGGCCTTGTAACCAGTTTGAACCTTATTAATTAGACACAACCACATGAGTCTAACAATCACCAGCCCTAACGTTCAGGCCTTTTTGTATTCATTTTCACATAACACGGGCGTGTCAGATTTATtgaattcattgaggaaaatttaatttctttttttggTCTGATAATAAGACTATGGATGGCAGCTCACAGTGAAGGTTAGGAGCCGCATGCCACCCTGCTCAGGAAACACTTTTCTTCTTTCATGTCTGAGTATCATAAAATAAGCATCACATCTCTGGTTATTCTACCATCTACTTTTCCTCACATCACTCTCTTGCTGATATTTTTATAGATGTAAAATAGAAAATATTTTGATGTTGCTGTTAGATTTGTATTACCATAGTatgcaaaacttttttttttccttttttttttttttccttttgtgagTTTTATGACACCACGTGGAGTTCATTTTATCGTTACTGAAATGTGTGTTCCTCAGCCCACTTTGCCAGTACATGTATATTAGGACAGTGGGatatgtttgtgtttgtttgtttcttgtaCCAAGCATCCATGACcgtacaaataaaataaaataaaaaagtgccATTCTTTGTGTTCAGTGTTTTTCTTGCTACTTTTTATGTGCCAAATGTATAAAACAATATGcatatttaaacaaaataaatatgaaaatctggaggggaaaaaaaaacccaggcaaaCTTATTTATACTcgccatccactttattaggaacacctccaCGTTCacggcagttatctaatcagccaatcatgtggcggcATCACAATGCCAGAAAGATAAAGATATGGGTAAAGAGACTTGGGtcatgttcacatcaaatatcagaatgaagaCAAGgtctgatctctgtgacttttgtCATGGCATGGGTATTGGTACCAGAtgggtttgagtatttcacaGCAACAGAATACCACTTCAGGTTCTATTCTTGTCAGCCAAGAGCAGGAATCTGGGGCTGTCATGTGCAGGCAGGCAGTGTGTGGCAGGAgtgtgcaaaattgttcatgaatAACAGTTCACTAAAGCGTAtacattttgttttatttgtggatctggttatttaaaaaaaaacacctatttATAGTGCtctgcataaatgagtacacccccttttgaaaagtaacattttaaacaatatctcgaacacaatttccaaaatgttgacaagacaaagtttaatataacatctgtttaacttgttacgtgaaagtaaggttaataatataacttagattacacatttttcagttttactcaaattagggtggtgcaagaatgagtacaccccacaacaaaaactac belongs to Neoarius graeffei isolate fNeoGra1 chromosome 11, fNeoGra1.pri, whole genome shotgun sequence and includes:
- the ctbp2a gene encoding C-terminal-binding protein 2a isoform X3; this encodes MALLDKHTVKRQRLDRICEGIRPQIMNGPMHPRPLVALLDGRDCTVEMPILKDLATVAFCDAQSTQEIHEKVLNEAVGAMMYHTITLTREDLEKFKALRIIIRIGSGYDNIDIKAAGEMGIAVCNIPSAAVEETADSTLCHILNLYRRNTWLYQALREGSRFQSIEQIRELASGAARIRGETLGLIGFGRTGQAVAVRAKAFGFNVIFYDPYLQDGLERSLGVQRVYTLQDLLYQSDCVSLHCNLNEHNHHLINDFTIKQMRQGAFLVNCARGGLVDEKALAQALKEGRIRGAALDVHESEPFNFTQGPLKDAPNLICTPHTAWYSEQASLEMREAAATEIRRAITGRIPDSLRNCVNKEYFIATTSWGAAEQQVHPELNGGAYRVAQPLPAISPGGLQDKMYT
- the ctbp2a gene encoding C-terminal-binding protein 2a isoform X2 — translated: MALLDKHTVKRQRLDRICEGIRPQIMNGPMHPRPLVALLDGRDCTVEMPILKDLATVAFCDAQSTQEIHEKVLNEAVGAMMYHTITLTREDLEKFKALRIIIRIGSGYDNIDIKAAGEMGIAVCNIPSAAVEETADSTLCHILNLYRRNTWLYQALREGSRFQSIEQIRELASGAARIRGETLGLIGFGRTGQAVAVRAKAFGFNVIFYDPYLQDGLERSLGVQRVYTLQDLLYQSDCVSLHCNLNEHNHHLINDFTIKQMRQGAFLVNCARGGLVDEKALAQALKEGRIRGAALDVHESEPFNFTQGPLKDAPNLICTPHTAWYSEQASLEMREAAATEIRRAITGRIPDSLRNCVNKEYFIATTSWGAAEQQVHPELNGGAYSRVAQPLPAISPGGLQDKMYT